A window of Ignavibacterium sp. contains these coding sequences:
- the mgtE gene encoding magnesium transporter produces MLSRLLQPEIKSLIEERKLSILKEILQDWTPADIAELLIDLDEKERVIIFRLLHTELAADTFEYLDFDTQMDLLKAMGNEEVAAILNEMDPDDRTALFEELPASATKQLIQLLSPEERKLAVTLLGYPENSVGRLMTPDYIAVKPDWTIQQTLDYIRENGKNKETLNILYVVDDKGKLIDDIKIREILLAPLDSRIADLMDENYVSLNVYDDQEKAVEMFRKYDRVALPVVDHSGNLIGIVTFDDVMDVAVEETTEDIQKQAAVEVLDEPYPTIPILKMIKKRAGWLSVLFIGEMFTASAMAVFEEEIARAVVLALFVPLIISSGGNSGSQAATLVVRAMALGEVTLKDWFLVIRRELLTGLSLGLILATIGFIRIYIWQMASHIYGEHWFYVAITVSLSLIGVVLWGTVTGSTLPFILKRLGFDPASSSAPFVATLVDVTGIVIYFTVAMFILGGRLL; encoded by the coding sequence ATGCTAAGCAGATTGTTACAACCAGAAATAAAGTCTCTCATTGAGGAGAGAAAACTTAGCATCTTAAAGGAAATTCTTCAGGATTGGACTCCAGCCGATATTGCTGAACTTCTGATTGACCTCGATGAAAAAGAAAGAGTAATAATTTTCCGGCTTCTTCATACCGAATTAGCTGCTGATACTTTTGAGTATCTCGACTTTGACACTCAAATGGATTTGCTTAAGGCAATGGGTAACGAAGAGGTAGCAGCAATTCTGAATGAAATGGATCCGGATGATAGAACAGCTTTGTTTGAAGAACTTCCTGCATCTGCTACAAAACAGTTAATTCAGCTTCTTTCACCTGAAGAAAGAAAACTTGCAGTAACACTACTCGGATATCCGGAAAACAGCGTCGGAAGATTAATGACGCCGGATTACATCGCTGTAAAACCGGATTGGACGATTCAACAAACTTTAGATTACATTCGTGAAAATGGAAAGAACAAAGAAACATTAAACATTCTCTATGTGGTTGATGATAAAGGAAAACTAATTGATGATATTAAAATCCGTGAAATCCTTCTTGCTCCACTCGATTCGAGAATAGCTGACCTGATGGATGAAAATTATGTTTCGCTTAATGTATATGACGATCAGGAAAAAGCTGTTGAAATGTTTCGGAAGTATGACAGAGTGGCTTTACCTGTTGTTGATCATAGCGGAAACTTAATCGGAATAGTTACATTCGATGATGTAATGGATGTTGCTGTTGAAGAAACAACTGAAGATATTCAGAAGCAGGCAGCAGTTGAAGTTTTAGATGAACCTTATCCGACTATTCCAATTCTGAAAATGATTAAGAAAAGAGCCGGCTGGCTTTCGGTTCTGTTTATTGGAGAAATGTTTACAGCATCTGCAATGGCTGTGTTCGAAGAAGAAATTGCAAGAGCAGTTGTGCTCGCCTTATTCGTTCCTTTGATTATTTCAAGTGGTGGTAATTCTGGTTCTCAGGCAGCTACTCTTGTCGTTCGCGCTATGGCTTTGGGAGAAGTTACTCTGAAAGACTGGTTTCTTGTTATCAGAAGAGAACTTTTAACAGGATTATCTCTGGGACTTATTCTGGCTACAATCGGTTTTATCAGAATTTATATTTGGCAAATGGCTTCACATATTTACGGCGAACATTGGTTTTATGTTGCCATAACTGTTTCTCTTTCTTTAATTGGAGTTGTTCTTTGGGGAACAGTCACCGGCTCTACGCTTCCCTTCATATTAAAACGACTCGGCTTTGACCCTGCCTCTTCATCAGCTCCATTTGTTGCAACATTAGTGGATGTAACAGGAATTGTTATTTACTTTACAGTTGCAATGTTTATTCTTGGTGGAAGATTACTGTAA
- a CDS encoding M14 family zinc carboxypeptidase: MTKLITIHLMFFFISSFLYSQDLQLVDGNFVKMDKCGFPPESESQVNSIDNWGYSYDSLLTDLEIWRQSPYVKIDSIGLSVQGRPLWQLTITSDPNNIAGKRTVYIHARTHPQETEGFWVTKEIIKILLTENSFAQTVRENCVFYIVPMYNPDGVELGYPRRNANNVDLESNWFTFPNEPEVAALKARFTELMASPNPIEVELNMHSSSLCKRYFVYHDSTGTSPQFAVMQQQFIEGVRSYYPTGIEPWNYYVSWTGGNPMKYPESWFWYYHGESVMALTYEDMYQCSGTGNFNVTAKAILRGVMDYMNIPTEVELSDNSIPSEFTLEQNYPNPFNPTTKISWQSPVSSWQTIKLYDLMGREIETIINGYFEAGYHSTLLTVNSSLSSGVYFYRLQAGNFTQTKKMILMR; the protein is encoded by the coding sequence ATGACGAAACTGATTACAATTCACTTAATGTTTTTCTTTATTTCTTCGTTTCTTTATTCACAGGACTTACAACTGGTTGACGGAAATTTTGTTAAAATGGATAAATGTGGATTTCCTCCTGAGTCAGAGAGTCAAGTTAACTCCATAGATAATTGGGGTTACAGTTATGATAGTCTGCTGACTGATCTTGAAATCTGGCGACAAAGTCCTTATGTGAAAATTGACTCGATAGGATTAAGTGTGCAGGGCAGACCATTGTGGCAATTAACAATTACATCCGACCCGAATAACATTGCTGGTAAAAGAACTGTTTACATTCATGCAAGAACCCACCCTCAGGAGACGGAGGGATTTTGGGTGACTAAAGAAATAATAAAAATACTATTGACCGAAAATTCATTTGCACAAACTGTGAGAGAAAATTGTGTGTTCTATATTGTGCCTATGTATAATCCTGATGGAGTTGAGCTTGGATATCCAAGAAGAAATGCCAACAATGTTGATCTTGAAAGTAATTGGTTTACCTTTCCCAATGAGCCTGAAGTTGCTGCATTAAAAGCAAGATTCACAGAACTTATGGCATCACCAAATCCTATTGAAGTTGAACTCAATATGCATTCATCATCGTTGTGTAAAAGATATTTTGTTTATCACGATTCAACCGGAACTTCGCCACAGTTTGCGGTTATGCAGCAACAATTTATTGAAGGAGTCAGATCCTATTATCCGACAGGGATAGAACCGTGGAATTATTATGTAAGCTGGACTGGTGGGAATCCAATGAAATATCCTGAAAGTTGGTTCTGGTATTATCACGGTGAAAGTGTTATGGCTTTAACTTATGAAGATATGTATCAATGCAGTGGCACTGGTAATTTTAATGTTACTGCCAAGGCTATCCTTCGCGGAGTAATGGATTATATGAATATTCCAACCGAAGTTGAATTATCAGACAATTCAATTCCGAGTGAATTTACTCTTGAGCAGAACTACCCAAATCCATTTAATCCTACTACGAAAATCAGTTGGCAGTCGCCAGTAAGCAGTTGGCAAACAATCAAACTATACGATTTAATGGGAAGAGAAATTGAAACAATTATTAATGGATATTTTGAAGCTGGTTATCATTCAACTTTATTAACTGTAAATTCTTCATTATCCAGCGGAGTATATTTTTATCGATTGCAAGCGGGTAACTTCACACAAACGAAAAAGATGATATTGATGAGATAA
- a CDS encoding energy transducer TonB, protein MKLILTTFLFLFGLNVFPQQDSIVNYFPDGKIESIIHTYNGVREGTALFYYENGNIKEERNYSKDKVEGIVKIYYPNGNLKEMFNIENGRREGPASYFDSSGVHIEDVFFSEGFRKDQEFTLIGEYRYEDYLKLLEEWKQRQEEKKKKSDDMPPEQIDEKNFDDDPAYFVNAEVMPEPIGGMNTIYRKLTYPEEARRKKIEGTVKVLAFIEKDGEVSNATVVEGIGYGCDEVARLAVYYTRFKPGLMKGKRVKVQMTIPVEFKLNR, encoded by the coding sequence ATGAAGTTAATACTTACAACATTTTTATTCTTATTCGGATTAAATGTCTTTCCTCAGCAGGATAGCATTGTTAATTATTTTCCTGACGGGAAAATTGAATCAATCATTCACACTTATAATGGAGTTCGGGAAGGAACTGCACTATTTTATTATGAGAATGGAAACATTAAAGAAGAAAGAAATTACTCGAAGGATAAAGTTGAAGGAATTGTGAAGATTTACTATCCGAATGGAAATCTTAAAGAAATGTTCAATATAGAAAATGGAAGAAGAGAAGGTCCTGCTTCATATTTTGATTCATCAGGAGTTCACATTGAAGATGTTTTTTTCTCTGAGGGATTCCGGAAAGATCAGGAGTTTACTCTTATTGGTGAATACAGATATGAAGATTATCTGAAGTTGCTTGAAGAATGGAAACAAAGGCAGGAAGAGAAAAAGAAAAAATCTGATGATATGCCGCCTGAGCAAATTGACGAAAAAAATTTTGATGACGATCCCGCTTATTTTGTTAATGCTGAAGTAATGCCCGAACCAATTGGTGGAATGAATACCATTTACAGGAAACTTACTTATCCTGAAGAGGCACGAAGAAAAAAAATAGAAGGAACTGTTAAAGTTCTCGCATTTATTGAAAAAGACGGAGAAGTTTCCAACGCAACGGTTGTTGAAGGCATTGGTTATGGTTGTGATGAAGTTGCTCGCCTGGCAGTTTACTATACAAGATTTAAACCCGGACTAATGAAAGGCAAGCGAGTTAAAGTTCAAATGACAATCCCGGTTGAATTCAAATTGAATCGCTAA
- a CDS encoding DegT/DnrJ/EryC1/StrS family aminotransferase, with protein MRVPLLDLKPQYQSLKKELDEAIIRVAESQYFIMGPELSEMEKEFQNYLNVKHAWGVSSGTDALLLALMALDIKPGDEVIVPTYSFFATAGVVSRLFATPVFVENDPVTFNIDPKDFESKITPKTKAVIPVHLFGQSAEMDEIMKIANAHNLYVIEDAAQAIGTQYKDGRFVGTIGHIGCFSFFPSKNLGGYGDGGLIVTNDDKLSEIIRIKRVHGGEPKYYHKVIGGNFRLDALQAAVLRVKLPHLQSWSEKRQQNAKRYNQLFIEAGLAEEPGRTKFDSRNKVLLPKAVYENSGVRNYHIYNQYKIRVEKRDALREFMTKHEIGTEIYYPVPFHLQECFADLGYKKGDFPVSEFSANTSIALPIYPELTDDQLQYVVSTIKKFFDEN; from the coding sequence ATGCGAGTACCACTTCTTGATTTAAAGCCACAATACCAATCCCTCAAAAAAGAGCTTGATGAAGCAATAATACGAGTTGCTGAATCACAATACTTTATTATGGGTCCGGAACTTTCTGAAATGGAAAAAGAATTTCAGAATTATCTGAATGTAAAGCATGCCTGGGGAGTTTCATCCGGAACAGATGCACTTTTACTTGCTCTTATGGCATTAGACATCAAACCCGGTGATGAAGTCATTGTTCCTACTTACTCATTCTTTGCAACTGCAGGAGTTGTTTCAAGATTATTTGCTACACCTGTTTTTGTTGAAAACGATCCTGTCACTTTTAATATTGATCCCAAAGACTTTGAAAGCAAGATAACACCAAAAACAAAAGCTGTCATTCCTGTTCACCTTTTTGGTCAAAGCGCTGAAATGGATGAGATAATGAAAATAGCCAACGCTCATAATCTTTATGTGATAGAAGATGCCGCACAAGCAATTGGCACTCAATATAAAGACGGAAGATTTGTTGGAACCATCGGACATATTGGATGCTTTTCGTTTTTCCCAAGTAAAAATCTTGGTGGTTATGGTGATGGTGGTTTAATTGTAACTAACGATGATAAGCTATCTGAGATAATCAGAATTAAAAGAGTTCACGGTGGCGAACCAAAATATTATCACAAAGTGATTGGTGGAAATTTCAGATTAGATGCTCTTCAGGCAGCAGTTCTCAGAGTTAAACTTCCACATCTGCAATCTTGGTCAGAGAAAAGACAGCAGAATGCAAAAAGATATAATCAACTTTTTATTGAAGCAGGGCTTGCAGAAGAACCAGGCAGAACAAAATTCGACAGCAGGAATAAAGTGTTGCTTCCAAAAGCAGTCTATGAAAATTCCGGTGTCAGAAATTATCATATCTACAATCAATACAAAATTCGTGTTGAGAAACGCGATGCTTTAAGAGAATTTATGACCAAGCATGAAATCGGAACTGAAATTTATTATCCGGTTCCTTTCCACTTACAGGAATGTTTTGCTGATCTTGGTTATAAGAAAGGTGACTTCCCTGTTTCTGAATTCTCAGCAAATACATCAATTGCTCTTCCCATTTATCCCGAGTTGACTGACGATCAATTACAATATGTTGTTTCGACTATAAAAAAATTTTTTGATGAAAACTAA
- a CDS encoding Xaa-Pro peptidase family protein has product MSNQIIKEKIQQAIEILNEKNIDMWMTLVRETKVTKDPMIDMIVGEHSTWQSAFIINRDGETAAIVGSIEEENIVKTGLYQKVIGYVKSVKEPLLEYLNGKNPKSIAINYSKNSVLSDGLTYGMFLLLNDYLDGTEFKNRLVSAEEIISALRGRKSDSELSIMKEAITETLKIFDAVTKFIKPGLTEKDVAEYVKKLMKEKGFQPAWDEETCPAVFTGPNPASAHSGPTDRKIEKGHLVNMDFGIKYKGYCSDLQRTWYVLRDGETKAPAEVQKGFEVIRDAIQKVSDAIKPGVTGVEMDDIARNYITDKGYPEYPHGLGHQVGREVHDGGAGLFPRWERYGNTPFMKLEERQVFTIEPRLPVEGYGVSTIEEEVVITKDGCEFLSPPQKELILIK; this is encoded by the coding sequence ATGTCAAACCAGATTATAAAAGAAAAAATCCAGCAGGCAATTGAAATTCTTAACGAAAAAAATATTGATATGTGGATGACTTTAGTCCGCGAAACAAAAGTAACCAAAGATCCTATGATTGATATGATTGTTGGCGAACATTCAACCTGGCAATCTGCTTTTATAATAAACAGAGATGGTGAAACAGCCGCGATTGTCGGAAGCATTGAGGAAGAAAATATCGTTAAGACAGGATTATATCAGAAAGTAATTGGATATGTTAAGTCTGTTAAAGAACCTTTGCTCGAATATTTGAATGGTAAAAATCCAAAAAGCATCGCGATTAATTACTCTAAAAATTCTGTTCTGTCAGATGGATTAACTTATGGAATGTTTCTTTTGCTAAATGATTATTTAGATGGAACTGAATTTAAGAACAGATTAGTAAGTGCTGAAGAAATTATCTCAGCTCTCAGAGGTAGAAAATCAGATTCTGAATTGTCTATAATGAAGGAAGCAATAACAGAAACTCTGAAAATTTTTGATGCTGTTACAAAGTTTATTAAGCCGGGACTAACAGAAAAAGATGTTGCTGAGTATGTGAAGAAATTAATGAAAGAAAAAGGATTTCAACCAGCGTGGGATGAAGAAACCTGTCCAGCTGTGTTTACAGGACCAAATCCGGCAAGTGCTCATTCAGGACCGACTGACAGAAAAATTGAAAAGGGACACCTGGTTAATATGGACTTTGGAATTAAGTACAAAGGTTATTGTTCCGATTTACAAAGAACCTGGTATGTTTTACGTGATGGAGAAACAAAAGCACCGGCAGAAGTTCAAAAAGGATTTGAAGTGATTCGTGATGCGATACAAAAAGTTTCAGATGCAATTAAACCTGGTGTAACTGGTGTTGAAATGGATGATATTGCCAGAAATTATATTACTGATAAGGGTTATCCTGAATATCCGCATGGACTTGGTCATCAGGTGGGAAGAGAAGTACACGATGGCGGGGCAGGACTTTTTCCTCGTTGGGAAAGATATGGTAACACTCCATTTATGAAATTAGAAGAAAGACAAGTATTCACGATTGAACCGCGTTTACCGGTTGAAGGTTATGGTGTTTCCACAATTGAAGAAGAGGTTGTAATAACCAAAGACGGATGCGAATTTCTTTCTCCACCGCAGAAGGAATTGATTTTAATTAAATAA
- a CDS encoding T9SS type A sorting domain-containing protein has translation MDELNKNYSIYLIPLYLTSIYLIPKNYKIAFVIPSGARNLVTLKVYDILGNEVTTLVNEQKEPGYYEVEFNATDLSSGVYFYRLQAGNFTQTKKMILMR, from the coding sequence ATGGATGAATTAAATAAAAATTATTCCATATACCTTATTCCCTTATACCTTACCTCTATATACCTCATACCTAAAAACTATAAAATTGCATTTGTCATTCCGAGCGGAGCGAGGAATCTTGTAACATTAAAAGTTTACGACATCCTTGGTAACGAAGTAACAACATTAGTAAACGAACAAAAAGAACCCGGATATTATGAAGTAGAATTCAATGCAACCGACTTATCCAGCGGAGTATATTTTTATCGATTGCAAGCGGGTAACTTCACACAAACGAAAAAGATGATATTGATGAGATAA
- the rfbC gene encoding dTDP-4-dehydrorhamnose 3,5-epimerase — MEIIKTPIDGLLVIKPKVFGDSRGYFLESFRLSKFREHGIDYNFVQDNISKSRKGTIRGLHYQIGEMAQGKLCQVIYGKVLDVAVDIRFGSPTFGKYYSAILSEDDHTQLWIPPGFAHGFSVLSDEAIFYYKCTQYYSKDHERAIRFDDTHLAINWLIDNPIVSEKDLAAKFFNEIEKDFFYSK, encoded by the coding sequence ATGGAAATAATTAAAACACCTATTGACGGACTTCTTGTAATTAAACCAAAAGTGTTTGGAGATTCACGCGGCTATTTTCTGGAATCATTTCGCTTATCAAAATTTCGTGAGCATGGAATAGATTATAATTTCGTGCAGGACAACATCTCAAAATCCAGAAAAGGAACAATAAGAGGATTACACTATCAGATTGGCGAGATGGCACAAGGAAAACTTTGTCAGGTTATTTACGGAAAAGTACTTGATGTGGCAGTTGATATCAGATTCGGCTCACCAACCTTCGGGAAATATTATTCGGCAATTTTATCGGAAGATGATCACACACAACTCTGGATTCCTCCAGGTTTTGCTCACGGATTTTCAGTCCTTTCCGATGAAGCAATTTTCTACTACAAGTGTACTCAATACTACAGCAAGGATCATGAACGAGCAATTAGATTTGATGACACTCACTTAGCGATTAATTGGCTAATTGATAATCCAATTGTTTCTGAAAAAGATTTAGCTGCAAAATTTTTTAATGAAATTGAAAAAGATTTTTTTTATTCAAAATAA
- a CDS encoding 4-phosphoerythronate dehydrogenase has product MKLVVDENIAFAREAFSHFGETVLLAGRDITREVLKDTDILIVRSVTNVDENLLDETAVKFVGTATIGTDHIDLNYLKSRNITFADAKGCNAFAVAEYFLTALMKVCSEEKISLQDKSIGIIGVGNVGSKVAKFSELLGLKVLKNDPPLERKNPQEKFYSLDEALQCDIVTLHVPLTIEGDDKTYHLLNEDNLKKLKDGAILINTSRGAVIDNVSLRKIITNKNLNLILDVWENEPDVDLSLLEKVKIATPHIAGYSLEGKINGTIMIFNALNNFLKSDYNFDFVLPEVENNILPYTNNHFDEGEFYYLLSRIYNIEADDLQMKKMLYFGREDRIKYFDTLRKYYPLRREFNNYFIKTNSLEMKKIFEGMRFKII; this is encoded by the coding sequence ATGAAATTAGTTGTTGATGAAAATATTGCCTTTGCCAGAGAAGCTTTTTCACATTTTGGTGAAACAGTTCTTCTTGCCGGAAGAGATATTACAAGAGAAGTATTAAAAGATACCGATATCCTGATTGTTCGATCTGTAACTAATGTTGATGAAAACCTTCTTGATGAAACTGCAGTTAAATTTGTTGGTACTGCCACAATTGGTACTGACCATATTGATTTAAATTATTTAAAATCCCGCAACATCACATTTGCAGACGCAAAAGGTTGCAATGCTTTTGCAGTTGCAGAATATTTTCTTACAGCTTTAATGAAAGTTTGCAGCGAAGAAAAAATTTCTCTCCAGGATAAATCAATTGGAATAATTGGAGTTGGAAATGTTGGAAGTAAAGTAGCAAAATTTTCTGAATTACTTGGATTAAAAGTTCTGAAAAACGATCCACCACTTGAAAGAAAGAATCCGCAAGAAAAATTTTACTCCCTTGATGAAGCTCTGCAATGCGACATTGTAACACTTCATGTTCCTTTGACTATTGAAGGGGATGATAAAACATATCATTTGTTAAATGAAGATAATCTTAAGAAATTAAAAGACGGCGCAATTCTTATCAATACTTCACGAGGCGCTGTAATCGATAATGTTTCCCTGCGAAAAATCATTACAAATAAAAATCTTAATCTAATTCTTGATGTGTGGGAAAATGAACCTGATGTTGATTTGTCGTTGCTTGAAAAAGTTAAAATCGCAACACCTCATATTGCCGGCTACAGTTTGGAAGGAAAAATTAACGGCACAATTATGATTTTTAATGCATTGAATAATTTTCTTAAATCTGATTATAATTTTGATTTTGTGCTGCCGGAAGTTGAGAACAACATTTTACCGTATACTAATAATCATTTTGATGAAGGAGAGTTTTATTATTTACTAAGCAGAATTTATAATATTGAGGCGGATGATTTACAGATGAAAAAAATGCTTTACTTCGGCAGGGAAGACCGGATAAAATATTTTGATACGCTCAGAAAATATTATCCGCTGAGAAGAGAATTCAATAACTATTTTATTAAAACCAATTCATTGGAGATGAAAAAAATATTTGAAGGAATGAGATTTAAAATTATTTAG
- the gdhA gene encoding NADP-specific glutamate dehydrogenase: MASEYVMKILADVKAKNPNEPEFHQAVEEVLESLDLVLQRHPEYRSLKIVERMVEPERVIMFRVPWMDDQGQIHINRGYRIEMNSAIGPYKGGLRFHPSVTLGILKFLAFEQVFKNSLTTLPMGGGKGGSDFDPKGKSDNEIMRFCQSFMTELFRHIGPNTDVPAGDIGVGTREIGYLFGQYKRLTNEFTGVLTGKGINWGGSLIRPEATGFGVVYFANEMLKTKGQSFEGKTVAVSGFGNVAWGAVQKVTELGGKVVTLSGPDGYVYDPDGVKGEKIDYMLKLRASNKDAVEDYAKEFKVQFFPGKKPWEVKVDVALPCATQNEILEKDARELVKNGCICVCEGANMPTTIEAYKVFMEAGILYAPGKASNAGGVATSGLEMTQNSMRLPWSREEVDKKLHEIMIRIHNTCLATAEKYGTPGNYVNGANIAGFLKVADAMIDQGLV, translated from the coding sequence ATGGCTTCTGAATATGTAATGAAAATATTGGCTGATGTTAAAGCCAAAAATCCAAACGAACCAGAATTCCATCAGGCAGTTGAGGAAGTTCTTGAATCACTTGATTTGGTTCTTCAGCGACATCCTGAATATCGCTCACTTAAAATAGTAGAAAGAATGGTAGAACCTGAAAGAGTTATAATGTTCCGCGTTCCATGGATGGATGATCAGGGACAAATTCATATCAACCGTGGATACAGAATAGAAATGAATAGTGCAATCGGACCATACAAAGGTGGTTTGAGATTTCACCCTTCGGTCACTCTGGGCATCTTAAAGTTTTTAGCTTTCGAACAAGTTTTCAAGAATTCTCTTACAACACTTCCGATGGGTGGTGGTAAAGGCGGTAGTGATTTCGATCCTAAAGGAAAATCTGATAATGAAATAATGAGATTCTGCCAGAGCTTTATGACAGAACTTTTCCGTCACATTGGTCCGAACACAGATGTTCCTGCTGGTGATATCGGGGTTGGAACAAGAGAAATTGGCTATCTCTTCGGACAGTATAAAAGATTAACAAATGAATTTACAGGCGTATTAACAGGAAAAGGAATTAATTGGGGTGGCTCTCTGATTCGTCCTGAAGCGACCGGATTTGGTGTCGTTTATTTCGCTAACGAAATGCTTAAAACAAAGGGACAAAGCTTTGAAGGAAAAACCGTTGCAGTTTCCGGCTTTGGTAATGTTGCCTGGGGCGCTGTTCAGAAAGTAACTGAACTTGGTGGAAAAGTTGTAACCCTTTCCGGACCAGATGGATATGTTTATGATCCTGATGGAGTTAAAGGGGAAAAAATTGATTATATGCTTAAACTTCGAGCAAGCAATAAAGATGCAGTTGAAGATTATGCTAAAGAATTCAAAGTTCAGTTCTTCCCCGGTAAAAAACCCTGGGAAGTAAAAGTTGATGTTGCTTTGCCTTGCGCAACTCAGAATGAAATCCTTGAAAAGGATGCAAGAGAACTTGTAAAGAATGGCTGCATTTGTGTATGCGAAGGTGCTAATATGCCAACTACAATTGAAGCATATAAAGTATTTATGGAAGCCGGAATTCTTTATGCACCTGGCAAAGCTTCTAATGCTGGTGGTGTTGCAACCAGTGGCTTGGAAATGACACAGAACAGTATGAGATTACCTTGGAGTCGGGAAGAAGTTGATAAAAAACTTCATGAAATAATGATTAGAATACATAATACTTGTCTGGCAACTGCAGAGAAATATGGAACTCCGGGTAATTATGTTAACGGTGCAAACATTGCAGGATTCTTAAAAGTAGCTGATGCAATGATTGATCAGGGACTTGTTTAA
- the rfbA gene encoding glucose-1-phosphate thymidylyltransferase RfbA: protein MKKTNKGIILAGGSGSRLYPITKVYSKQLALIYDKPLIYYPLSILMLGGIKDILIISNKETIPLYQQLFDNGNHLGLNISYKVQDAPNGIAEAFILGEEFIGNDNVTLILGDNIFYGDLSFFYRALKKETGATIFGYQVTDPQRYGIVEFDKNGKAISIEEKPLNPKSNYAVPGLYIYDNQVVEISKNLKPSARGELEITDVNRTYLERGQLYVEKIGRGIAWLDTGTPEALLQASNFFGVIEDRQGLKVACIEEIAFNKGFINKQQFEKLVDSIPKSLYRNYLEKILKES, encoded by the coding sequence ATGAAAAAAACAAATAAAGGAATTATACTTGCCGGAGGTTCCGGTTCAAGACTTTATCCAATCACAAAAGTTTATAGCAAACAGCTTGCACTTATTTATGACAAACCTCTTATTTACTATCCACTTTCTATTCTGATGTTGGGAGGAATTAAAGACATTTTGATAATTTCAAACAAAGAAACTATTCCGCTTTATCAGCAACTATTTGACAATGGAAATCACTTAGGACTAAATATTTCATATAAGGTTCAGGACGCACCAAACGGAATTGCTGAAGCTTTTATCCTGGGAGAAGAATTTATTGGTAATGATAATGTTACTTTGATTCTTGGCGACAATATTTTTTACGGTGATCTCAGCTTTTTCTACAGAGCGCTTAAAAAAGAAACCGGTGCTACAATTTTCGGTTATCAGGTAACAGATCCACAGAGATACGGCATAGTGGAATTTGATAAAAATGGTAAAGCCATTTCGATTGAAGAAAAACCATTGAATCCTAAATCGAATTATGCAGTACCCGGACTTTATATATATGACAATCAGGTTGTTGAGATTTCAAAAAATCTTAAACCATCCGCTCGCGGAGAACTTGAAATTACTGATGTGAACAGAACATACCTTGAAAGAGGTCAGTTGTATGTTGAAAAGATTGGAAGAGGAATTGCCTGGCTGGATACAGGAACTCCTGAAGCATTACTTCAGGCATCAAACTTTTTTGGTGTAATTGAAGACCGTCAGGGATTAAAAGTTGCCTGCATCGAAGAGATTGCTTTCAATAAAGGTTTTATTAATAAACAGCAATTTGAAAAACTTGTTGATTCAATTCCCAAATCCCTCTACCGAAATTATCTTGAAAAAATTCTGAAAGAGTCTTAA